CTTCGCAGCACTAAGCACTCAGGTAAGTCCTTCACGTTCAACCTGGCCAAAACAtaaagaacatgcttgcatgggagACCTTTACATTTCATACTATCACAACTGCACTTCACTGTTTCTTCTGAGTTAGTAGGTGTATAGTCCACTTTGAATCTCAGTTGCCTGTTATTTTTCCATGCCACTATGAATCTCTGACTGACGGCTCCACTGAGTCTATCTATGATCTCAAGATCTGCTGCCTTCTTCATTTCTTTCTGCAAGAGGTAAAAGTTCACCACAGTGAAGTCACGGGCAGCGGCTTTCGCAATGCATTTGAACTCATCGAGTACTGCTACAGGGAGTGTCTGTGTGGACATGCAGTCGTCGTATGACTCGTTCTCACGGAGGCGAACAATGCAgttctcataatgcacaaccatATCAACAATTGTCATGCCAGAGTCAAGATGCATATGAAGGCAAGAGTTCAGACTCTCGCTCCTCTGGTTACTCCGCATACCAAGGAAGAAACCACCGGTGAGATATGACGCAGCCCAAAGCCTTTTCTTCCTGTACATCCTACGCAACCATGTTTCAGTTTTCTCCGACTCCCATTTAGCTTTAAAAGCTGCCCATCTCGCCTCAAACTCATCATGTGTAGTAGCATAGTAAATAAGAGACCTGAACTCCTTAAGGGACTTGTGGTGGAGGTGTTTCTGCATGTTTTTCTCTATATGCCACGAATAAAGTCGATGCCACACGTCAGTAAGGACCTTCCCGATGGCCCTTATCATGGCTGCGTCTCCGTCAGTAATTACAGACCTCGGCTTCTTCTGACAATGAGCTCTGAAGAAGGTCTGCAACACCCAAACATATGTATCCTCAGTCTCATCTGACACAACAGCACAACCGAACACAGTGGTGCAACAATGATTGTTtagaccaacaaaaggtatgaatggcattCCGTACCTATTCATCTTATAAGTGTTGTCGAAGACGGTTACATCATCGAAGTCAAGGTAATCCCGACGTGACTGAGAATCACACCAGAACATGTTCTTCAGCTTGCCTTCTGCGTCAACAGTGTGCTCAAATAAAAAGTCTGGATCCCTTGCCTTTCTCGTCATCATGATACCAATCGCAGTGTCCGCATCACCCTTTGCGAGCAACTTCATTTTCTCCCTATAACACATGTTATAAAGCTTCCTCCTCCCGAAACCAGCCCTTGCATATGATCCATACCTACTAACGAAGTTGTCATAAATCCAATGTTTTCTGATGCCAGCACCTGCCATTGCTAAGATCTCGAGCTTCTGGTATTCCTTTGTCTGATTATGAGACCGAAGATATATAACTTCATCCAGTCTAGCAAGAGTGTGACTATGATCATCGCTGAAACTGCTGACATACCAAATGGAGCGCTCTCTATCAAGCTTCACAGTTAGATGGGCCTCAATAACACCGACTCTCTGCTCTCAGCCTGCACTTCTTCCCTTCCATGGTACAAAACTTGGCCTGTCGTTTCCCAGCCCTCGAACAAAGAAACCTCCTCAAGTGCCTACGTGCGTCGACACCCTTCGCATATTTCAAGTTGTCCCTCCTAATGCTGAAGCCATGCTTTTTCGCATAGTCGTTATAGAAATCATATGCCTCCTCATCTGTCCTGAACGTCGTGGACATCACCATCCAATGCCTGTCTAGTGATTCTTGCTGGTATTCATCGTACCCAGTGTCAAAATTGCACTCATCACCATTGGCATCATCATCGTTTTCGCACGGGCCACCAACCTCTCCCTGAAAAAAATACAAACAACCTTATATGCCAGTAAGTAGTTGTATGAGGACTATCATATGTATTCACTTTGCACTACTTACTTTGCTCGAGCTGTCATTATAAGATGCATCGATATCGTTTTCGTCATTGGCATCATCGAAGAAATTCCACTCATAGTATCCTTCCACTTCCATCTGCGCAAATTTTAAATATGATATGTAAGATTTGATGTGTTTGTCATGTCACTTTAAACTAACCTGCATAATTTTAAACTTACATGGCTACCGCTTTCAGCATATGAATCATCTACATCCATATCCGCATTGTCATCATCCCCTGCTACCCGTGCAAAGTCAAACAAGTACATGTTAGTGTCATCGCGGATGCTTGTATTTAATATGCTTGACAACATGCAGACCACTTACATTGTCACTGTAAGACTCATCCAAACTCATATAATTTTCCCCGTCATGTTCGTCTTCATCCAATGACAATGATCCGTCCTCGCTACCACCGTCATCACCGTCATATCCGATTTCTGCCTCCATCTATACACGTTTATATATAATCAAGATCCATTCAAACATCACCTAACATCCTCGTAACTAAAATCCGTTTTTAAATCACTATGCCAACTGCTCGCGTACCTCGTTGCCTTCGTCAGACATGGCGCTGAGATTCGCTGGAGGCTCAAGGGCGAACAGCACGGCGAGCTGACAACGGCGGCGTCTCCCGGACCTAGGCGGTTGTCGGCGTCCAGTCGCGCACAACGCGTCAGTATTACTAGGTGCTGACGGCGTCTTTATTTTCTCGTCGGCCAGGTACTGCCGgagatggcggtggcggcggcggagcgagaggcggcggcggcggcgacaggaaGATAGGGTTCGCCCGGTTGGGTTTTTTTTCACTCGAACCACACGGGCGTACACCGGGCGTGGGCGCGGACGGGCGGGCGTACGTACAGGGCCGTACGGCGACGTGGGCGCGCGTACGGCGGGCGGGTATTTTAATACGACGTGTGAAATGACCGTCCCTTATACGTTTTGGGTGTGTGTGCGCTGTACAGAAGCGCACCTCTTCTTTGGCTCAATtatccccttccttccttccttccttgtgcTTCTTCATTCAGCTGGCACTGCGAGTGAGCGCgggattggaggagaaggagatggAGCTGGTGTCCTCCTCCCGCTCCACCCTATCCTCTTGCAGCCGTgaggcctcccctcccctccactccATCTCCATGAACGAGCTCTTCATTTGCTCATTTCTCTCGCGCTTCTTTTCTTGCAGGACTGGTTGCTCCCTCCAGGTCCAGTTCCACGACGGCATCCGCAGCCGCTAGGCGCCACGGGAAGAGGCTATTATGGTAGTAAATCATCAATTTTGTGTTATATTTTGGTCGCTAGCCTTGCCTGTTTGGTAAACTAGAGCTATTCTGCTCTAGAAAAAAAACGAAAATACGCACATTTCATCGTTATATCTTGTGTTGTATTTGACCTGGTTTTGTTAATGCAAACAATCCAGTGTCTTGGGTGGAGACAGGAATGGTAAGCTCAAGATCGGGAAGCGGGCGGCTCTTGCTCTGCTCCTGGCTACGCCCACGCTCTCACTGCCCTTCTCCGCccacgccaagaccaagaccataaATCCTTATGACGAAAGACGCTTGCTTCAGCAGAACAAGAAGATCCAGGAAGCCAACCGTGCACCTGATGATTTCCCAAACTTCATCAGAGAAGGTGATCATGTCCCATTATCTatgtatgtagtactccctccgcaaAGAAATATAAGAGCCTTTAGATCAGGGATTATTTATGTTTCTTGTCCATGCATATACCTAGCCTGCCTCAACTGGTTTGGTTGTCACCACCAAAATTCTTTTGGATATAGGCTGCAACTCAATTTACTTGATTCCAAACTATGCAAGCTAATTTTTCACTTGCACAAATATCTATGGatttccttttccaaaaaaaatattATCGATGGATTTATTTGTAGCCTTCTTTTTGTGCCTACCGTATACGCTTGTTCATTTGCAAGTCAGATGCAAGTTTCGGATCATCAGCATTTTACACTTCAGTCAGTTGGTGTTTCGTTATTCAGGGTATCATTGTTGATATGGTTTTTGTTTCTATCTTCTAATTCTGGAACCCGGATGACTAATTAAATATCACGCTATATATTGACTAAATGCATTTCAGGTTTTCAGGTCAAAGTAGTGACACCCGACAACTACATAACTCGGGACTCCGGATTAATATATGAGGACGTCAAAGTTGGTACAGGCGATTGCCCAAAGGATGGTCAGCAGGTTATTCCCTGAATTAttctccctccgtaaagaaatataagagcgtttagatcggGAGTAATATATTTATGTCTGTCTGATCTCTTTTCGAAATGAAAAAAATGTGTGTGATCTGGCATTCATGTTTTCTTTTTTTGGATAGGAATTAACTGTTTGTTATTTCATGTTTAATTTCTTGTGTGTGAACACGTTTCACGTAATTTGTCAATCTCGTTCTCATGTTTTTTTGTTAAGCATGGACCAGTTGGTTCTTCCATTGTTCTTATAATATAGTACTACTAAAGGAGTAGAAGTCTAAAGCAAAATAAGtaattttaattttatttcttgtaAATTGGTGACTAATATAGGGAACTACATTTAGTTTATAAATATTTGCAGCATATGTTATTGTTCTATTCTTCTTGTGCGATACTGACTTCCATCCGCCAAATTACAGGTTATATTTCACTATGTGGGCTACAACGAATCAGGACGAAGGATAGATAGCACCTACATCCAGGGTTCGCCTGCCAAAATTCGACTAGGCAACAAATCATTAGTTCCAGGAAAGTATTCACTAGTTACATGATATGTCCTCCTTTGGTCTCCTGGAATGTTGAACACCGGATTGAACTATGCCTAGCCATGTCAATAATATTCTAAACTGGGGCTGGGCTTGCAAAACTATCCTCGGCCTGGTTATTCTGATGAACTTCTCGCCTTCTCGAGACATATCGTTGTAACACCACAACTTATTTCAGGCTTTCTTGATGCAGGTTTTGAAGAGGGGATTCGGGACATGAAGCCAGGGGGGAAGAGAAGACTAATTATACCTCCTGAGCTTGGTCCTCCTGTAAGTGACTGTCATCTCTTGCATGGCAGCATTTTTCACTTGTTGACTTCTTGTGTATTTTACCTTGTTCTGTATGTACTTGCTGTTGCACTAATCAGAAATCATCACTGACCCTGCCCTGCCATATTCAATATTTAAAATCATATAACCGTAGAACTGGTGGATAAACTTATGCTCACAACTTCTTGGGTAGAGGCAAAGGGTAAATTGGTAGGATGGCTTattctaagatagattgcaaaCTATCTAGTTGCATGGTGCGACCATTGTTTCACTGATCTTCTTAGTAGGGTTCTTTTCTTATGGGACCAGTAGTGTACAGTGATATTTAGGAGTACAAAACACTAGATAGAAACGTTTGGAAACAAAGTTAAATCAGCCCAGAAATGGCAGTAGTCTGGAGACAAGAAGATTAGATTTCCTGAATTAAAGTGAACTATACTTCCTGTACCAAGAATATTCCTGTCCATCCAAAAAATATTTGTGTTAAATATAGACATAGTTGGAGGCACCTTATTTGGAAATATGTTTGCGGTGAGAATATAATACTAAGTTCCATAAAGCCTGAAGAACTTAGCTAAAGAAGCTCACATCTGGACAAACATTTTATGGAGGCAATATAAATGACAAATCAGAAGGAAAAATGCGAGGGGTTTAAGATTAGTGTGCTGATGATGCTAATGGTAAACAAGACGACCGTTTACgaagaaacaaggaaaaaaacctAGTTATATAGGAACCAAAATAATTTCATAGATCCCACCGAACCAGCTTATAGTGGCTGCAGCTCAGATCTTTACTCATCTGCGATGCTGCCTCATACGGATATCCTTGGCATAAGAATAGAGTACCAATCACTGTCAAGAGCAAATATGGTACACAGTTTCTGACATATATGTTTTGTTTGCTGAAGGTTGGGCCATCGACGTTCTTTAGCGCGAAACAGTTTGAAGTATTCGACGTCGAGCTACTCTCAGTGCAGGACTGCCAGCGGAGGACAATAGCTTTCTACTCTGATGTTGTCTGCACTTGATCATCTGGTCTGTTAGTCCCGACCGGTGCAGCATTCTCCTCCTACAACCCTGTAGGAAAAAATTGTTACCTATTGTTTTTCGAGAAAACGCAGGGGACCCATGCGTCTCATTCCATTGAAAAGAGAGAGTTTGTAATTTACAATCCTCCTAGGAGGTGGTTTCAGACATCAAGTAGATGCTAGTGCACATCCCATGTGGGGGCAGCACAACTCTAAGCCCAGCAGCGCCAGCAGTAGTCCAGAGCCTGGCTTCGGCTTTGATCCTACTCACTAAGGTGGGCTTTGATCCTACTCACTAAGGTGTGAACGGATGGTTGCGCGCGGTCGAAGATGCAGTCGTTTCTGTGTTTCCAAATCATCCAGGATGTCAGAAGCGTCGCGGATGCAAGCCCCTTGCGCATCAGCTGGGGGGTGTCTTGCCTGGCATTGAGCCACCAGTCGAGCAGGGAGCTGTCATTGGCCGGCGCTCGGCAGGTCATGTGCATCCAGGAAAGGATCTCGTGCCAAACCTGCCGCGAGGAGGGGCAGGCTAGCAGGAGGTGCTGCATCGTCTCCGGGGCCTGGTTGCACAAGGGACACGCCGTGTGGTGCTGAAGCCCATGTCGTGCGAGGCGGTCAGCCGTCCAGCAGCGGTCAAGGCTGACAAGCCAGAGAAAGAATTTCACTTTCGGCGGCGCCCAACTCTTCCAAGTGAGCTTCCAGTGGTTGCAGGCGATTGATCCGTGGAAGGATGCGTGGTAGGCGGATTTAGCAGTGTAGGTGCCGGCCTCGGTTCACTTCCAAATCAGCTTGTCAGGCTCGGCGGAGAGGGCAATACCCTCGAGGAGTCGCCAAAGCAACAAGTACTGACCGATCTCGTGAACTCCCAGGACGCCGTGGATGTCGCGCGCCCAGAGGTGGGCTTATAGGCCCTCAGCGATCGTCCTGTTCTTCCTTTGCCGTTTTGGGATGTAGGCATGCAGCAAGGGGGCAATCTCGCCAACGAAGCGCCCATTGATCCACCGGTCTTCCCAAAATTTGGTGTTATGGCCGTTCCCATTGGACGTGTGGGTGCTGGCGAAGAAGAAGGCCTGCTCCTCGGTAGGGAACTGGAGGCCGAGACCAGCCCATGCATGGCGCTCGTCGATTTTGCTGAACCAGAGCCAACGGGTCCTGAGCGCCATGCCGGTGCGCTCTAGGTCATGCACTCCCAATCCGCCAAGGCTCCTGGGGAGCGCGACCCGGCGGCAGTTGACATGGCAGTGGCCTCCTTTAGCCTCGGCGCGCCCGGCCCAAACGAACCCGCGCTGGATACGCTCGAGCATGCGGAGGATCCTCTTTGGGGGCGCCAACACAAGCAGCTGGTGTAGCGGGATCGCGCTAAGCACCAATTTCACTAGTGTAACACctcgagaatcatgctacagtaatcccccctaatggtggccatgcCATCATGATTACTATGAagcttgccacttgtccaaaaattcaaagcctttttcaaatttaaaataagtcaaataaattatttcttcgagcaataaaactaaaatgtttgcattATTTTAAAAAGTCCCCTGATCACTTCTCATGTTGAAATCAACATCATTTGACTGACCAATTAACCCCTAGGAAATTATAAAGTGGTCCAACAGTAAATAAAAATAgccttttcaaaataaacaaatacTTATACAATTCCAAGTGTCCCCAAACTTTGTGGGACGCTCCAGAATATTGCATAGTAATTATTTGCAAATTTTGAGTCCAAGCAAAATTCATCTGCTATGTGAACTAAATAGAAAACTGAGACAAAATGAttaacaaaaaaggagaaaggaaaatggACAAACTTACCTGTTGGACTGGGCTCTATGTGCACAGTGGACAATCGACCCAGCCCAACCGTGCCTTCTCCTTCCTTCGTGTTCACATGAGACCGTGGCGCGCATCCGGTCGCCATGGTCGCGGATGGACGCGTGCCGGCCATCCCACGGCTCTCCTACCGGATAGGGCCGAGCCAGACCCCctacaaaccctagcgcctccccaCTTCCCCTTCCCTCGCGCTGCTTCGCTCTCTCCCGCACCCACCCGTGTCATCATTGCCATGGCCTCCTCCGTCCGTGTGGCCGTCGTCCACCTCGTCGGTTCAGGCCCTCACCTGGAGCTGCGTCTGGTTCGTCTTCGTTGACTCCGAGGAGTAGCTCGAGCAGGAGATCGCCGCCCCGCTTCGGCCGGAGTTCCCCGTCGAATCCACTTACGGCTGCTGCTACTAAGCTGCCAACGGGACCCCATGCGCCCCCTAGGTGAGCTCACGGTCCTCCTCGACCCCCCTCTCGCTCCTCGTGCCTCCTTGGCTCGTTTCCGTCACGGTTGAGCCATCACCACCGTCGGACGTCTCGTCCCGGTCACTTCCGGCCGTTCTAGCTCGTGCCCGTGCCACCTTGGACCAGTCAACCCTGTCAGCtttgactgttgactgctgactgggcagtcaacagggccccacatgtcatacacttACACACATTGCTGGGTACACTCCTGTGTACCCAAAACAATTTATCTAGTTATTAATTTCGAATTGATTTAAATCCAGCAATTCCGAAAATGTTTTGAAACTTTGAAAAtcaatagaaaataatccgtaagtcggatgaaaataatttatatatgaaagttgctcagaaaaatccaacgaacccGAATACGTggtccattcatctgtcacattcccctagcatgctgaacatggaaccgtccccctcTTTTCTTCTGTCCGAAAAACGCCAAACACTGGAAAACCCATCTGGATGTTTCCCTCCTCCGTCTACAACATGTAGCACTACGTTAGGTCAACCCTAGCTCTgcatatcgtcatgtcatgcttagtgatgcatctgtttgcactatatttactgtttcttccccctcttctctccggtagaccccgagaccgatgatgcccctgtgtcgactacgtcaccgacgacccttcttcctttgcAGCGGAGctttcaggcaagcaaaccccccttgagcattctgatatcgcccatttcttttcctcccatgcttgcattagaactgctactgtttttgtatgatcctattctgatgcatagcctgtttttgttacctgctttcataccttacctgtttatcctaaactacttagtataggttggttagtgatccatgtGTGACCCCtaaccttgtcccagttgccccgctttatgttcgatgactcgatcaacattatcgacgtccaggccccgacaccacacatcaccccccttagttgtacgacctctgcagagttatttatcgagtgccgagggtgatacctcgtcagcacttctgatgttaaccctgtagtgtagctattcgatcgtggtcatcgagggtgattcctccttcaccactcccgataacgactttgtcgtgcaacccctcaagtgtggaccatcgagggtgatccctccaagtccaccttgacggttacatcaagtgggaatccattgagggtgattcctcgaGTCCCCCCCTTGCTGTTCcggacacacggttactttgacttaccacagaaccatgatgacatcgggtcgaccccgaggggtacccgcgagtgatgtgaagtcgggttgacctggagggtacccgagagataattacgtggcacggccggtcattcttagcccttgccataagtccatgagacggggagACGGGTTCacatgatcgtgagtctctgctcgttaccgcgcactaccaagacactaacggtttggatatttgatccgagtaggcctctggccttttcgcactaaccatcacacgggaataagtatgggcactccgCGTCGTATGTATCAGTTGAAAGCTCTTCGGACGTCAGCAATGGAGCGGCATGCGCCTGGGTGGCCCGCGTAAGCACCTTCCTTATATAAGGAGGTAGCCAGGACTGATCCCGGCCATCCACACAACGTGTAGGAGTGccaagggcgatgggcccaagacccctgagcgcttaggatgtagaccagcgtgctggcctctctgttgagcctaggtaggactgcggTGTGTTGATCAGCCGAGggcggtcatgacctgatggtgtgtctgaccggagttgatcgagcatgttgggtaagtttgtgcacccatgcagggaagtattatctattcgaattgccgtgtccacggtaacagacgctcggagttgtatcccgatcgatacaactagaactggatactgaatgctgaggcatgttatggaaatgatggctccgggattgctttctcgcagggagttgaggaagtgatctctgggcgatgttacaacatacttactaatattataatatgctactcttatctcttctgatgttgCAAGATgcctgaagatgctagtcttcgataggctaggctttccccttctattctggcattctgcagttcagtccacagatactacccatttcgttgataccgatgcatacgtACTGTgggtccttgcttgcgagtactttggatgagtactcacagttgctttgcttcctcttttccCCTTCTCCATTCTTCTTGGATGTCGCAACCATATGGAGGAGCCCAGGAGCCAGGCTCCACCTTCGATGGCGACTACTaatacaccgagggtgcctactactacgtggaggccgccgccgaccaggactagttaggaggctcctaggcaggagtcCTTGCCTTTTCAattgttgatgtttgtgctagccttctcaaggcagatattgtttaacttatgtctgtactcagataatgttgctttcactgactcgtttgtattcgaagttatgtattcgagccctcgaggcccttggcttgtaatataaagcccGTATTATTTAATgagtgtctagagttgtgttgtgatatcttcccatgagtccctgatcttgatcatacgcatttgcatgtatgattagtgtagattgaatcgggggcgtcacaaccagCACGAGCCGGCCTACTCGGTTCATGAGCCAAGCCTTCCAGGTGGGCAATCTGCCCACCACTTTGTCGACAAGGGGTAGCAGCTGCgcggtgtgataacccacaagtataggagatcacaacagttttcgagggtagagtattcaacccaaatttattgattcgacacaaggggagccaaagaatattctcaagtattagcagttgagttgtcgattcaaccacacctggaaaacttaatatctgcagcaaagtatttagtagcaaagtagtatggaagtaacgttaacggtggcaaaagtaacagtagcagttttgtagtaattgtagtagtggcaacagtaaagtaactaagcaaagaccaatatgtgaaaagctcgtaggcattggatcagtgatggataattatgtcagatgcgattctaatgcaacagttataacatagggtgacacagaactagctccagttcatcaatgtaatgtaggcatgtattccgaatatagtcatacgtgcttatggaaaagaacttgcatgacatcttttgttctaccctcccgtggcagcgggtcctattggaaactaagggatattaaggcctccttttaatagagtactggaccaaagcattaacacttagtgaatacatgaactcctcaaactacggtcatcaccgggagtggtcccgattattttcacttcggggttaccggatcataacacgtagtaggtgattattgacttgcaagataggatcaagaactcacatatattcatgaaaacataataggttcagatctgaaatcatggcactcgggccctagtgacaagcattaagcatagcaaagtcatagcaacatcaatctccgaacataatggatactagggatcaaaccctaacaaaaataactcgattatatgataaatctcatccaacccatcaccgtccagcaagcctacgatggaattactcacgcacggcggtgagcatcatgaaattggtgatggaggaaggttgatgatgacgacggcgacggattccgctctccggagccccgaacggactccagatcagccc
This region of Triticum aestivum cultivar Chinese Spring chromosome 2D, IWGSC CS RefSeq v2.1, whole genome shotgun sequence genomic DNA includes:
- the LOC123052711 gene encoding peptidyl-prolyl cis-trans isomerase FKBP20-2, chloroplastic, translating into MELVSSSRSTLSSCSRLVAPSRSSSTTASAAARRHGKRLLCVLGGDRNGKLKIGKRAALALLLATPTLSLPFSAHAKTKTINPYDERRLLQQNKKIQEANRAPDDFPNFIREGFQVKVVTPDNYITRDSGLIYEDVKVGTGDCPKDGQQVIFHYVGYNESGRRIDSTYIQGSPAKIRLGNKSLVPGFEEGIRDMKPGGKRRLIIPPELGPPVGPSTFFSAKQFEVFDVELLSVQDCQRRTIAFYSDVVCT